From a single Pseudalkalibacillus hwajinpoensis genomic region:
- a CDS encoding universal stress protein: protein MYTKIVVAYDRSEDSEKALHQAMKLAEASKATIQLVHVTKESHKFSAQPATRIPYGTGSIGNEGHAGVPSPVQDDHSDGVLMERSNGEAMLREVKETLHHMGVNVQTDVRAGDPAKEIVDLAVMTEADLIVIGSRGLSGIKKWMLGSVSQKVAQQATCPVLIVK from the coding sequence ATGTATACCAAAATCGTAGTAGCGTATGATCGTTCTGAAGATAGTGAAAAGGCGCTCCATCAAGCGATGAAGCTAGCAGAAGCAAGTAAAGCAACCATCCAACTGGTCCACGTTACAAAAGAATCACATAAATTCTCTGCCCAACCTGCAACAAGAATCCCTTATGGTACTGGCAGTATTGGTAATGAGGGGCATGCAGGTGTTCCTTCTCCTGTTCAGGATGATCATTCAGACGGAGTTCTCATGGAGCGAAGCAATGGAGAAGCAATGTTGAGAGAAGTGAAGGAAACGCTTCACCATATGGGTGTAAATGTTCAAACAGACGTTAGGGCTGGCGACCCCGCGAAAGAAATTGTCGACCTTGCTGTGATGACTGAAGCAGATTTAATTGTGATCGGAAGCAGGGGGCTAAGTGGTATTAAAAAGTGGATGCTTGGTAGTGTAAGTCAGAAAGTGGCTCAGCAAGCTACTTGTCCCGTATTAATTGTTAAATAA
- a CDS encoding TrkH family potassium uptake protein → MKIKEKATELSSVQLIVLFYLAAVVLATILLSLPIAHQNDVKWSFIDALFTAVSAISVTGLTVVSTADTFSTTGTYILAFVLQFGGIGIMTLGTFIWLLMGKKIGMKERQLISTDQNRGTLAGLVKLMRQILGLILLFEAIGTVILGLYLLKYYPSWQEAFLQGFFASVSATTNAGFDITGNSLVPYANDYFVQTINMLLLILGAIGFPVLIELKEYLFRRKETMVYRFSLFTKVTTLTFFILVILGTGLIWLFELGNFMQDKTWDQALFYSLFQSVTTRNGGLATMDVSEFTLSTQLLLSLLMFIGASPSSVGGGIRTTTFAVALLTVIHFAKGRKSVKVFGRELVTDDIIKSFIVIFTATGMCGLAVVILAATEPFPLTAIIFEVTSAFGTTGLSLGITPELSTPGKCIIIFLMFVGRIGIISFLLMMRGKAPVERYHYPKEQIITG, encoded by the coding sequence ATGAAGATTAAAGAAAAAGCTACAGAGCTTTCATCCGTACAATTAATTGTGCTCTTTTACCTGGCTGCAGTTGTTTTAGCTACTATTCTTCTGAGTCTTCCAATCGCTCATCAAAATGATGTGAAATGGAGTTTTATAGATGCCTTGTTTACGGCGGTAAGTGCGATTAGTGTTACTGGACTTACAGTGGTATCCACCGCTGATACATTTAGTACGACAGGAACATACATACTTGCTTTTGTTCTTCAATTTGGCGGAATTGGCATAATGACGTTAGGTACGTTCATTTGGCTTCTTATGGGGAAGAAAATCGGAATGAAAGAACGACAGCTCATAAGTACAGACCAGAATCGAGGAACACTTGCAGGACTAGTTAAATTAATGAGGCAGATTCTAGGATTGATTCTGTTATTTGAAGCAATCGGAACTGTTATCCTCGGATTGTATCTGCTAAAGTATTATCCGTCATGGCAGGAAGCATTTCTACAAGGTTTTTTTGCTTCAGTGAGTGCCACAACAAATGCCGGTTTTGACATCACTGGAAATTCACTTGTTCCGTATGCCAATGATTATTTTGTACAGACCATTAACATGTTGTTGCTTATACTCGGTGCGATTGGATTCCCTGTTTTGATTGAGTTAAAAGAATATTTGTTTCGTCGGAAGGAAACCATGGTGTATCGATTTTCACTCTTCACAAAAGTAACGACATTAACGTTTTTTATTCTGGTCATTCTTGGAACAGGGCTTATCTGGCTTTTTGAACTGGGAAACTTTATGCAGGATAAAACATGGGATCAAGCACTCTTTTATTCATTATTTCAATCGGTGACGACAAGAAATGGCGGCCTGGCCACAATGGATGTCAGCGAGTTTACATTATCAACCCAGTTACTCCTAAGTTTATTAATGTTTATAGGGGCGTCCCCGAGTAGTGTTGGTGGAGGGATACGAACGACAACGTTCGCTGTCGCGCTTCTTACCGTGATCCATTTTGCGAAAGGTAGAAAGAGTGTCAAAGTATTTGGAAGAGAGCTTGTTACAGACGATATTATTAAATCGTTTATTGTGATTTTTACAGCTACTGGAATGTGCGGTTTAGCAGTAGTTATTCTGGCCGCAACAGAGCCATTCCCACTGACGGCGATTATATTCGAAGTTACCTCTGCTTTTGGGACGACAGGTTTATCCCTTGGTATAACCCCTGAATTAAGCACGCCTGGAAAATGCATTATTATTTTCCTTATGTTCGTCGGTAGAATTGGGATTATTTCGTTCCTGTTAATGATGAGAGGGAAAGCGCCGGTTGAGCGTTATCATTACCCAAAAGAACAAATTATTACCGGCTAG
- a CDS encoding GAF domain-containing sensor histidine kinase, with product MNDFQHERELLTLKAIAETLNQSSDLKSMLQSVLEELLSVTGLKTGWIFLTDNKPDYVCTADVNLPQALSLNNKQPMCSGSCWCLNKYWDGKLKQAVNIIECKRLEDALKYNTGDTEGLSHHATVPLSAGGETFGLLNVGSPGKEKFSQEELTLLESVAYQIGTAIKRTTLYQSEQKRAENFTILEALTRELWKLDQTNDIVNGLVKHTGEAFNWPVVGFLFNDGEQVTLRALYQEGSLRSLNERYTWEDLKGIHESLQVKSKDELRQYHSPFLRKSVSTIARSVSIRNEQIGVLFAESSDKKAFDRSEGDVLKAIADHMALAIENARINVRRQELILSEERNRLARDLHDSVSQKLFSLSMTAKGAQSLQENNLVLTEALVDIQELAQEAMKEMRTLIWQLRPAGIEAGLMTSLKAYAISLGLEPVCEVTGLKVLPAPIEEALYRIGQESLNNVLKHARVKEVFIHIDINNITASLTIQDTGVGFDKVTTGDFTLGLRGMKERVNIIGGTLRITSEKNKGATVQAVLPLSE from the coding sequence TTGAACGATTTCCAACACGAGCGAGAGCTACTCACTCTGAAAGCTATAGCTGAGACACTGAATCAATCCAGCGACCTGAAATCGATGTTGCAATCAGTCCTGGAAGAATTATTAAGCGTAACTGGTCTGAAAACCGGTTGGATTTTCCTTACAGACAATAAACCAGATTACGTCTGTACAGCGGATGTAAATCTTCCACAGGCGCTTTCCCTAAATAATAAGCAACCCATGTGTTCAGGATCGTGCTGGTGCTTAAATAAGTACTGGGACGGAAAGCTGAAACAGGCAGTTAACATTATTGAATGTAAAAGACTTGAAGATGCGCTCAAATATAATACCGGTGATACAGAAGGACTATCGCATCATGCAACTGTTCCATTGTCTGCTGGTGGAGAGACGTTTGGTTTATTAAACGTCGGTTCTCCAGGAAAAGAAAAATTTTCGCAAGAAGAACTGACATTACTCGAATCAGTAGCCTACCAAATCGGTACAGCCATTAAACGCACAACTTTATATCAAAGTGAACAAAAGCGTGCAGAGAATTTCACCATTCTAGAAGCATTAACAAGGGAATTATGGAAGCTTGATCAAACTAACGACATTGTAAACGGACTTGTTAAACATACAGGGGAGGCGTTCAACTGGCCTGTAGTTGGCTTTTTATTCAATGATGGCGAACAGGTTACACTACGTGCTTTGTATCAAGAGGGTTCTTTACGATCATTAAATGAACGCTATACATGGGAAGATCTTAAAGGCATACATGAATCGTTACAAGTAAAAAGCAAAGATGAGTTACGCCAATACCATTCGCCTTTTCTAAGAAAGTCGGTATCAACAATTGCACGCTCAGTTTCAATTCGTAACGAGCAAATTGGGGTTCTTTTTGCTGAGAGCTCTGATAAGAAAGCATTTGATCGAAGTGAAGGGGATGTTCTAAAAGCTATCGCCGATCATATGGCACTTGCCATAGAAAACGCTAGGATTAATGTACGAAGACAGGAACTCATTCTATCAGAAGAACGAAATAGACTAGCAAGAGACTTGCATGATTCTGTTAGTCAGAAGCTTTTCTCCCTTTCAATGACGGCAAAAGGTGCGCAAAGCTTACAGGAAAACAATCTTGTTCTAACAGAAGCTCTGGTAGACATTCAAGAGCTTGCACAGGAAGCAATGAAAGAGATGAGAACGTTAATCTGGCAACTTCGTCCTGCAGGAATTGAAGCTGGCCTTATGACATCACTGAAAGCGTACGCAATTAGTCTTGGACTTGAACCCGTTTGTGAGGTTACTGGTTTGAAGGTACTTCCTGCTCCCATAGAAGAAGCACTCTACCGAATCGGACAAGAATCACTTAATAATGTTCTCAAGCACGCAAGGGTAAAAGAGGTCTTCATTCACATAGATATCAACAATATCACCGCATCACTTACAATTCAAGATACCGGAGTTGGTTTTGATAAAGTAACCACCGGAGACTTCACACTCGGACTAAGGGGTATGAAGGAACGAGTTAATATCATTGGCGGAACACTGAGGATTACAAGCGAGAAAAACAAGGGAGCGACTGTTCAAGCAGTTCTGCCACTATCTGAATAA
- a CDS encoding response regulator transcription factor: protein MKIKLLLADDHQIVRKGLRLFLQSQNDIEIIGEASNGIEAVKLATEWQPDVILMDLIMPEMDGIEATKEIKKRFPMVKVIILTSFSDQDHVLPAIRAGAEGYQLKDIDPDELIYTIRAAVSGKRHLHPQATSQLMSHMIGENETENQPRLKSLTPRERDVLREITLGKSNKEIASSLFITEKTVKTHVSSILSKLNFHDRTQAALYATRKNWFDELA from the coding sequence ATGAAAATTAAACTACTTCTTGCAGATGATCATCAGATAGTGCGAAAAGGCCTTCGATTATTTCTGCAATCGCAAAATGATATTGAAATTATTGGAGAAGCCTCCAATGGAATTGAAGCCGTTAAGCTAGCCACAGAATGGCAACCTGATGTTATTCTAATGGATCTAATCATGCCCGAAATGGATGGGATTGAAGCCACTAAGGAAATTAAGAAACGTTTTCCTATGGTTAAGGTCATCATTTTAACTAGTTTTTCTGATCAAGACCATGTTTTACCCGCAATTAGAGCTGGCGCAGAAGGCTATCAATTAAAAGATATTGATCCGGATGAGTTAATTTATACCATTCGCGCAGCCGTTAGCGGCAAACGCCACCTTCATCCTCAGGCAACAAGTCAACTCATGTCTCATATGATCGGAGAAAACGAGACTGAAAATCAACCCCGGCTGAAATCCCTTACACCTAGAGAACGAGATGTTTTAAGAGAAATCACATTAGGAAAGAGTAATAAGGAAATCGCCTCGTCTCTTTTTATAACAGAGAAAACCGTCAAAACTCATGTCAGCAGTATTTTATCAAAATTAAACTTTCACGATCGCACACAAGCAGCTCTCTATGCTACAAGAAAGAACTGGTTTGATGAACTTGCATAA
- a CDS encoding NADPH-dependent FMN reductase, producing the protein MNILVMNGSPREKSMTRNLTNSITDQLDEKGIQVMTFDAGFHDLPLFKGRKEDLEHPEVQRLMNNAMNADAFVICSPEYHNGMSGALKNALDFLGGSHFKQKPAALASVGGGGKGGINALNNMRTVMRGLYALVLPDQFCADPTCFDEKGYMIDTKAKERLSIVIEELVTLTAALEKGIKVK; encoded by the coding sequence ATGAATATCCTTGTAATGAATGGTAGCCCAAGAGAAAAATCGATGACACGCAATTTAACGAACTCGATTACAGATCAGCTTGATGAAAAGGGAATCCAGGTCATGACTTTTGATGCTGGCTTTCATGACTTGCCTCTCTTCAAAGGAAGAAAAGAAGACCTTGAGCATCCAGAGGTTCAGCGCCTAATGAACAACGCTATGAATGCTGACGCTTTCGTGATCTGCTCGCCAGAATACCATAACGGAATGAGTGGAGCACTTAAAAATGCCCTCGACTTTCTTGGTGGGAGTCATTTTAAGCAGAAGCCTGCTGCACTGGCTTCTGTTGGAGGCGGGGGAAAAGGTGGGATCAATGCATTAAACAATATGAGAACCGTTATGCGTGGCCTTTATGCCCTTGTCCTCCCCGATCAATTCTGTGCTGATCCTACTTGCTTTGATGAGAAGGGCTATATGATTGATACGAAAGCTAAAGAAAGGCTCTCGATCGTAATTGAAGAGCTTGTTACATTAACCGCAGCTCTGGAAAAAGGGATTAAAGTAAAGTAG
- a CDS encoding Ger(x)C family spore germination protein, producing MKRWYAVLIFALMLTGCVENRILDDLQMITVIGYDKADDGSESDVVKGIAVAPQFERDGRIENNVFVESAHLSKEIRSQFNAESSKPLVSGKLQVAIYSREIAETDGIIDLVDTLQRDPAIGSRAFLAIANSDPEEMLRSDFGNVDIGSYIHDVLEHNSVNGMLPLTNLHYFLYYYYSEGNDPFLPLIEKQDNKVKIVGLALFDGDKMVGEIGLQDLFTFKALFEKFSSNDSYSVKLDNGEYAAVYNIASKRNLNLADVDKDNIEIKGEILGIIKEYSGEKLNPKIMKEIQSTMEVEIEEKGNAMIKDFQRLGVDPLGLGNAVRSVTRGGLDQKEWKKKYEDMDITFNMNVNITEAGVTE from the coding sequence ATCGAATTCTCGACGACCTACAGATGATAACAGTTATTGGATACGATAAGGCTGATGATGGGAGTGAGAGCGATGTGGTGAAAGGGATTGCAGTTGCTCCACAGTTTGAGAGAGATGGAAGAATTGAAAATAATGTGTTTGTGGAATCAGCACACCTTAGTAAGGAAATTAGGAGCCAATTCAATGCAGAGTCATCAAAACCTCTTGTAAGCGGTAAGCTACAGGTAGCCATTTATAGTAGAGAAATTGCTGAAACAGACGGCATTATTGATCTTGTTGATACGCTTCAACGAGATCCTGCTATTGGTTCACGCGCATTTCTAGCGATAGCAAACAGTGATCCTGAAGAGATGCTTCGCTCGGATTTTGGGAATGTTGATATAGGCAGCTATATTCACGATGTCCTGGAGCATAATAGCGTTAACGGCATGTTGCCTTTAACAAACCTGCACTATTTCCTCTACTACTACTATTCTGAAGGAAATGATCCATTTCTTCCTCTCATTGAAAAGCAAGACAATAAAGTGAAAATTGTGGGCCTCGCTCTCTTTGATGGAGATAAAATGGTTGGTGAAATAGGTTTACAAGATCTTTTCACCTTTAAAGCTCTATTTGAGAAATTTAGCAGTAACGATTCGTATTCAGTTAAACTTGATAATGGAGAATACGCTGCTGTTTATAATATTGCTTCCAAACGAAATTTGAATCTTGCTGATGTAGATAAAGACAACATCGAAATTAAAGGTGAAATTCTAGGGATTATTAAAGAGTACTCAGGGGAAAAGTTAAACCCCAAGATCATGAAAGAAATTCAATCAACAATGGAAGTGGAAATTGAAGAAAAAGGAAATGCAATGATAAAAGATTTTCAGCGATTAGGGGTGGACCCACTCGGTCTTGGCAATGCAGTTAGAAGCGTAACAAGAGGTGGTCTTGACCAGAAAGAGTGGAAGAAGAAGTATGAAGATATGGACATTACCTTTAATATGAACGTTAATATAACTGAAGCAGGGGTAACTGAGTAA